A genomic window from Salvelinus namaycush isolate Seneca chromosome 5, SaNama_1.0, whole genome shotgun sequence includes:
- the rnf115 gene encoding E3 ubiquitin-protein ligase RNF115: MAEAAAVPPHRFFCHCCKGEVSPKLPEYICPRCESGFIEEVTEDSSLLEGGANGTDDTATQFAELWHLLFVERPFTVDGDSPESEPRVPGGGVGVGAGGLGLGGLGGLGGLGGGPIGGSVPAGLGGPLGGPLGGGEHWGPGRPPRLHSQRRYRSRGSSRPDRSPAVEGIVQQFLAGLFANSGVPGQPPLSWTGMLHSNPGDYAWGQGGLDAVITQLLGQFENTGPPPAEKEKISSIPTVNVSQDQADCSMECPVCKEDFAVGEPVRQLPCNHFFHSDCIVPWLEMHDTCPVCRKGLNGEDSNTQNPPESPSLNTDPRTQERWSF; this comes from the exons GAGTACATCTGTCCCAGGTGTGAGTCTGGCTTTATAGAGGAGGTAACAGAAGATTCCAG TCTGCTAGAGGGTGGCGCTAACGGGACAGATGACACAGCCACACAGTTTGCAGAG CTGTGGCACCTGTTGTTTGTAGAGAGGCCTTTCACAGTGGATGGTGACAGTCCAGAATCAGAGCCCCGGGTCCCTGGTGGAGGGGTTGGGGTAGGAGCAGGGGGGTTAGGTCTGGGGGGGCTGGGAGGGCTAGGAGGCCTGGGAGGAGGTCCTATCGGAGGGTCAGTTCCTGCTGGGTTAGGAGGACCCCTGGGGGGTCCTCTGGGAGGGGGGGAACACTGGGGGCCCGGTCGCCCCCCTCGCCTGCACAGTCAGCGGAGGTACCGCTCCAGAGGGAGCAGCAGACCTGACCGCTCGCCTGCCGTAGAGGG GATAGTACAACAGTTTCTGGCTGGTCTATTTGCCAACTCTGGAGTTCCTGGCCAACCTCCCCTCTCTTG gACGGGGATGCTACACTCTAACCCAGGGGACTATGCTTGGGGACAGGGGGGACTGGACGCAGTCATCACACAG TTGTTAGGTCAGTTTGAGAACACGGGCCCTCCTCCTGCAGAGAAAGAGAAGATCTCCTCCATTCCTACAGTCAACGTGTCTCAGGATCAAGCAG actGCAGTATGGAGTGTCCGGTGTGCAAGGAGGACTTTGCAGTGGGAGAGCCCGTCAGACAGCTACCCTGCAACCACTTCTTCCACTCAGACTGTATAGTACCCTGGCTGGAAATG cACGATACGTGTCCTGTGTGTAGGAAGGGGTTGAATGGAGAAGACAGCAACACCCAGAACCCCCCAGAATCCCCCTCTCTAAACACGGACCCCCGCACACAGGAGAGATGGTCCTTCTGA
- the gba gene encoding lysosomal acid glucosylceramidase isoform X1 translates to MSNILIKTRMPLSTALIPLALFIGVATRSRGSDECVARNFGHGSVVCECNSTHCDSIGSDTLPVLGQFLSFTSSKAGSRLQRGQGQGQKNSTGAVLRLTVVPYQKYQRIRGFGGAMTDSAAINILSLSPRTQDQLLRQYFSAQGIGYSVVRVPIASCDFSTHLYTYADSPGDYNLDNFTLAPEDTNMKIPLLQRAQALSPRPLSLLASAWSAPAWLKTNGALTGKGSLKGQPGGKEHKTWAKYYVRFLEEYAKYNLSFWAVTTGNEPSAGQMTNYSFQALGFTAEEQRDWVGLDLGPALHTSTHPHTHLLILDDNRLLLPHWAKVVLSDVRAGRYIHGVGVHWYLDTLVPAELSLGTTHHLYPEYYLFGTEACAGWSPTDRGVRLGSWERAEQYAHSIIQDLNHYVVGWTDWNLALDQGGGPNWVKNFVDSPIIVDHSRDIFYKQPTFYSMAHFSKFLWEGSQRVGVSFSQETKLESSAFVRPDGSVVLTILNRSSSEVQFEVYDPAVGFISSSAPAHSLLTLAWNTR, encoded by the exons ATGtcaaatatcctgataaaaactAG AATGCCATTGTCAACAGCACTCATCCCTCTTGCTTTGTTCATTGGAGTAGCAACACGATCCagag GCAGTGATGAGTGTGTGGCCCGTAACTTTGGCCATGGCTCGGTGGTGTGTGAGTGTAACTCCACCCACTGTGACAGTATTGGGTCGGACACACtacctgtcttgggtcagttccTGTCCTTCACCAGCAGTAAGGCTGGCAGCAGGCTGCAGagaggacagggacagggacagaagAACAGCACTGGAGCAG tTCTCAGGCTGACTGTGGTTCCCTACCAGAAGTACCAGAGGATCAGAGGGTTTGGAGGAGCCATGACAGACTCAGCTGCCATCAACATCCTGTCTCTGTCCCCCAGAACACAGGACCAGCTACTACGACAGTACTTCTCTGCTCAGG GTATTGGGTACAGTGTGGTGCGGGTGCCCATTGCCAGCTGTGACTTCTCAACCCATCTGTACACCTATGCCGACTCACCTGGAGACTACAACCTGGACAACTTTACCTTAGCACCAGAGGACACTAACATGAAG ATCCCCCTGCTGCAGCGAGCCCAGGCCCTGTCGCCCCGCCCCCTGTCTCTGCTGGCCAGTGCCTGGAGCGCCCCCGCATGGTTGAAGACCAACGGTGCTCTCACTGGCAAGGGCTCTTTGAAGGGCCAGCCTGGGGGCAAGGAGCACAAGACCTGGGCTAAATACTATGTCAG GTTCCTGGAGGAGTATGCCAAATACAACCTATCATTCTGGGCCGTGACCACAGGCAACGAGCCCTCTGCTGGACAGATGACCAACTACAG TTTCCAGGCTCTGGGCTTCACAGCAGAGGAGCAGAGGGATTGGGTGGGCCTGGACCTAGGCCCCGCCCTGCACACctccacacacccccacacacacctcctcatCCTGGACGACAACAGACTGCTACTGCCACACTGGGCTAaagtg gtcctcagtgatgtgcgTGCTGGCAGGTATATCCATGGTGTTGGAGTCCACTGGTACCTGGACACTCTGGTGCCGGCAGAGCTCTCCCTGGGCACTACCCACCACCTGTACCCAGAATACTACCTGTTTGGAACGGAGGCCTGCGCTGGCTGGAGCCCCACAGACAGAGGAGTACGGCTGGGTAGCTGGGAGAGAGCTGAGCAGTACGCACACAGCATCATACAG GACCTGAACCACTATGTGGTGGGCTGGACAGACTGGAACCTGGCTCTGGACCAAGGAGGAGGGCCCAACTGGGTGAAGAACTTCGTGGACAGCCCCATCATCGTGGACCACAGCCGAGACATCTTCTACAAACAGCCCACCTTCTATAGCATGGCCCACttcag TAAGTTCCTGTGGGAGGGGTCTCAGAGAGTGGGTGTGTCCTTCAGTCAGGAAACAAAACTGGAAAGCTCTGCCTTCGTCAGGCCAGACGGGTCAGTGGTGCTTACCATCCTCAACAG gtcgTCGTCAGAGGTCCAGTTTGAGGTGTATGATCCTGCTGTGGGTTTCATCTCCTCCAGTGCTCCAGCCCACTCCCTGCTCACACTCGCTTGGAACACACGCTGA
- the gba gene encoding lysosomal acid glucosylceramidase isoform X2 — protein MPLSTALIPLALFIGVATRSRGSDECVARNFGHGSVVCECNSTHCDSIGSDTLPVLGQFLSFTSSKAGSRLQRGQGQGQKNSTGAVLRLTVVPYQKYQRIRGFGGAMTDSAAINILSLSPRTQDQLLRQYFSAQGIGYSVVRVPIASCDFSTHLYTYADSPGDYNLDNFTLAPEDTNMKIPLLQRAQALSPRPLSLLASAWSAPAWLKTNGALTGKGSLKGQPGGKEHKTWAKYYVRFLEEYAKYNLSFWAVTTGNEPSAGQMTNYSFQALGFTAEEQRDWVGLDLGPALHTSTHPHTHLLILDDNRLLLPHWAKVVLSDVRAGRYIHGVGVHWYLDTLVPAELSLGTTHHLYPEYYLFGTEACAGWSPTDRGVRLGSWERAEQYAHSIIQDLNHYVVGWTDWNLALDQGGGPNWVKNFVDSPIIVDHSRDIFYKQPTFYSMAHFSKFLWEGSQRVGVSFSQETKLESSAFVRPDGSVVLTILNRSSSEVQFEVYDPAVGFISSSAPAHSLLTLAWNTR, from the exons ATGCCATTGTCAACAGCACTCATCCCTCTTGCTTTGTTCATTGGAGTAGCAACACGATCCagag GCAGTGATGAGTGTGTGGCCCGTAACTTTGGCCATGGCTCGGTGGTGTGTGAGTGTAACTCCACCCACTGTGACAGTATTGGGTCGGACACACtacctgtcttgggtcagttccTGTCCTTCACCAGCAGTAAGGCTGGCAGCAGGCTGCAGagaggacagggacagggacagaagAACAGCACTGGAGCAG tTCTCAGGCTGACTGTGGTTCCCTACCAGAAGTACCAGAGGATCAGAGGGTTTGGAGGAGCCATGACAGACTCAGCTGCCATCAACATCCTGTCTCTGTCCCCCAGAACACAGGACCAGCTACTACGACAGTACTTCTCTGCTCAGG GTATTGGGTACAGTGTGGTGCGGGTGCCCATTGCCAGCTGTGACTTCTCAACCCATCTGTACACCTATGCCGACTCACCTGGAGACTACAACCTGGACAACTTTACCTTAGCACCAGAGGACACTAACATGAAG ATCCCCCTGCTGCAGCGAGCCCAGGCCCTGTCGCCCCGCCCCCTGTCTCTGCTGGCCAGTGCCTGGAGCGCCCCCGCATGGTTGAAGACCAACGGTGCTCTCACTGGCAAGGGCTCTTTGAAGGGCCAGCCTGGGGGCAAGGAGCACAAGACCTGGGCTAAATACTATGTCAG GTTCCTGGAGGAGTATGCCAAATACAACCTATCATTCTGGGCCGTGACCACAGGCAACGAGCCCTCTGCTGGACAGATGACCAACTACAG TTTCCAGGCTCTGGGCTTCACAGCAGAGGAGCAGAGGGATTGGGTGGGCCTGGACCTAGGCCCCGCCCTGCACACctccacacacccccacacacacctcctcatCCTGGACGACAACAGACTGCTACTGCCACACTGGGCTAaagtg gtcctcagtgatgtgcgTGCTGGCAGGTATATCCATGGTGTTGGAGTCCACTGGTACCTGGACACTCTGGTGCCGGCAGAGCTCTCCCTGGGCACTACCCACCACCTGTACCCAGAATACTACCTGTTTGGAACGGAGGCCTGCGCTGGCTGGAGCCCCACAGACAGAGGAGTACGGCTGGGTAGCTGGGAGAGAGCTGAGCAGTACGCACACAGCATCATACAG GACCTGAACCACTATGTGGTGGGCTGGACAGACTGGAACCTGGCTCTGGACCAAGGAGGAGGGCCCAACTGGGTGAAGAACTTCGTGGACAGCCCCATCATCGTGGACCACAGCCGAGACATCTTCTACAAACAGCCCACCTTCTATAGCATGGCCCACttcag TAAGTTCCTGTGGGAGGGGTCTCAGAGAGTGGGTGTGTCCTTCAGTCAGGAAACAAAACTGGAAAGCTCTGCCTTCGTCAGGCCAGACGGGTCAGTGGTGCTTACCATCCTCAACAG gtcgTCGTCAGAGGTCCAGTTTGAGGTGTATGATCCTGCTGTGGGTTTCATCTCCTCCAGTGCTCCAGCCCACTCCCTGCTCACACTCGCTTGGAACACACGCTGA